The sequence TGGTGCGCGGCGCGGTGCTGCCCGGCGCGGGCGCGATCGGCCCCGCGCACTCCCTGGTGCGCCTGTTCGCCCTGCTCGCCGGCGGCGGGGAGCTCGACGGTGTGCGGCTGCTGTCCGAGCGGCGCGTGCGGGCGTGCCTCGCGCCGCGGGAGAACCCCGACGAGCTTGACACCGTGTTCGGTGGCGGGAACCGGATCGCCCCGCCGATCGGCCGGGGCGGCTACTGGACCGCGCACGACCTGTTCGGCGGTGGGCCGGTGCTGTGCCACCCGGGCGCCGGAGCCTCGATCGGCTGGGCGAACGTGGACACCGGCCTCGCGCTGGTGGTCACGCACAACCGGATGTTCGGCTTCGACCCCCGCCTGCACGAGGTCCGTGACCACCCGTTCTTCCCGATCCTGGCAGCGCTGTCCACCGCGTATCCCGAATCCTTCGCATCGGCGTCCGGATCATGAGGACCGGCAGCATCGCCGTCGAGACCGACGGCCCGATCGCTCAGTTGGTCATCGACAAGCCGACCGCCGCGAACGCGCTGACGCCTGACGACGTGCTGGCGCTCGTCGCGGCCTACGAGGAACTCGACGCGGCCGGCGCGGCCAAGGTGATCGTGCTGTCGGGCCGGGGCCGAGGCTTCTGCGCGGGTCACGACCTGCGGCGCCCCGGCGCCGTCGAGGGATCCGCCGGCGGCCCTGAGCCGTCCGGCGCGGCAGCCGGTGCGCAGGCCGGCTCGGCCGGCGAACCCGAGTCCGGCGTCCTGGACGACTGGCGCGGGCTGCGGCGGTCGAGCCGAGCGCTGTTGCGGATGCGCGACGGCGACACCCCGGTGCTGGCCCGGGTGCACGGCTACTGTCTGGGCAGCGGAGTGGACCTGATGCTCATGTGCGACCTCGCGGTGGCGACGACGACGTGCCGGTTCTCGCACCCGGCGATCCGGGCGGCCGGCGGTACGCCCAACGCCATGGCCTACCCGTCCTGGATCGGCACGGCGCGCACGAAGGAGTTCCTCTGGGTGACCCCGGAGCTGACCGGCATCGAGGCCGCGGCCTGGGGGATGGTCAACCGCGCCGTGCTGCCGGAGGAGCTCGACGACACGGTGGGGGAGTGGGCCGCGCGGATCGCGAGCCTGCCCAAGGACAACATCACGATCCAACGGCAGCACCTGCGCCGGATCCAGGACCTCGCCGGGTTCCGGCAGGCGATCGAGCTTGGCGCCGATCTGGACACTCTCGCGCACACCAGCAGCGCCACCAGCGCCTGGCGGTCCGTCATCGCCGAGGACGGCCTCCCCGAGGCGATCCGTCGCCGCGACCAGGCGTTCCGTCACCCTCGCGGCGGGTGACCGAGCCGCGCCCTGGACTGACGGATTACGCACGCATGCTGAACGGAGAAGAACGTGGAACGAGACTGGACGAGCATCGACAACCGCCTGAACGATCCCCTCTGGTACCGCGAGCGTGCGGAGTTCCTCGCGGCCTACCGGCTTCTTCGCGACGAGGACCCGGTCCACTGGGCGAAGGATGAGGCGTATGGCCGGTCCTTCTGGTTTCTTACCCGGCATGAGCACGTCAAGCAGGCCCTGGGCGACCACATGACCTTCAGCAGCCGTCACCTGTGGACGGTCGGGCGGCCGCCCCGGTCGCCGCGCCGGTTCACGCTGGAACAGCGGTACGAGCTGGGCCTGGAAGCCCGCGTGGTCAACGTCGACCCACCCATCCACACCTACCTCCGGCGCCCGATGAACCGCTACTTCAGCGTCCCGTCGATCGCCAAGCTGACCGACCAGATCCAGCGGTACTCCGACGAGGTCGTCGACCGGGCGCGGGGCCTGGAGAAGTTCGACCTGGTCGAGGAGGTGGCCGCCCAGCTCCCCGTCCGGGTGATCCTGGGCATGCTCGGGGTTCCGGAGGAGGACTGGGCCCTCGTGCGGAACGCGGCCGGCATGTACACCCAGAGCCACGACCCACGCTTCCTCGTGGACGACGACCCGGTGAAGACCGCCGAGACCGGCCTGCGGCAGCTCATCGACTACGCCATGGACCTGGCCGAGGAGCGCAAGCGTGAGCCCAGGGACGACTTCGCCACGGTCGTGACCGAGATGAAGATCGAGGGCGAGAAACTCAGTACCTACGAGCTGCGCGGCTGGTTCAGCGCCCTGATCCTCGGCGGCATCGAGACCTCGCGCAACGCCATCAGCGCCGGCCTTTGGCAGCTGCTCGTGCATCCAGACCAGCGCGAGATCTTCCTGTCCGCGCCGGCGGGCCGGGCACTGGACCTGGTCGACGAGGTCATCCGGTGGACCAGCCCGGCGCGTTCCCTGCTGCGGGTGGCCACGCGTGACGTCGAGATGGGCGGCAAGGAGATCCGGCAGGGCGACTGGGTGCTGCTGTCCCTCATCTCGGCCAACCACGACGAACGCGTCTTCGAGGACCCGGGGCGGTTCGACCTGCGGCGCGACCCGGTCGACCATGTCGGCCTGGGCGACGGGATCCACAAGTGCCTGGGCCGGAACCTGCTCCGCCTCGAGTTCACGACCCTCGCCAGGACCCTTCTTCAGGCGTTCCCGGACATGAGCTGCGCCGGCGAGCCGACCTGGATGCTGGACGTGAACGGCTCGGGGCTGGCCTCGCTCGAGGTCCGTCCCTACGCGGCGGCCTGAGGACTCTCGATGTCGATCAAAGTGACCTTCCGCCTCGCCGACGGCTCGGCCCGTGTCGTGGTGGCCGAGCCCGGCACCAGCGTCATGCGCGTCGCCGTGGAGAACGGCGTCCCGGGCATCGTCGGCGAGTGCGGCGGCGAGATGTCCTGCGCCACCTGCCACGTCCACGTCGACCCCGACCTCGCGTTTCGGTCCATGAGCGCCGACGAGGAGGACATGCTGGAGGCCGTCGACGACCGGCTGCCGACCAGCCGCCTCGGCTGCCAGCTCATCCTGCGCGACGAGCTCGGCGAGATCGCGGTGACGGTCCCGTCGTGACGCCGAGCCCGTCCGCGGACGGCACCTACGACGTGGTCGTCGTGGGCGGTGGCCACGCGGGAACACAGGTCGTGACCGAGCTGGTGGCCGCCGGCTTCGACGGCCGGATCGCGCTCGTCGAGGCCGGCGCGCGCCGGCCGTACGAGCGGCCGCCCCTGTCCAAGGGCCTGCTCAAGGGCGACGTCGAGGAGGGCCAGCTCGACCTGCGGGCCGACGCGTTCTGGCAGAACGCGGGCGTCGAGCTCCGCACGGACCAGACAGTGGTCCTGGTCGACGCCGGCCGCGGCCTGGTGGAGACGAGCCGCGGCGCGACGCTGCGGTTCGGCCGGCTCGTCTGGGCGGCCGGTGGCAGCCCGCGCCGCCTGGACCTGCCGGGCTTCACGCTCGCGGGGGTTCACCAGCTCGCCTCGATCGACGACGCGCTTCGGCTCAGGGCGGCGATCAGGGCGGGCGGGCGGTTCGTCCTGGTCGGCGGCGGGTTCATCGGCCTGGAGGTGGCGGCGGCGTGCGCCGAGGCGGGCGTCGCGACGCACGTTCTCGAGCGTGCGGACCGGCTTCTGGAACGCGTCACCGGCCCCGAGGTGTCCGACTACTTCCGCCGGCTGCACGAAGGCGCCGGGGTCGAGATCTCCCTCGGCGCGGACGTGGTGGGCTTCGAGTCGGGCGACGGCGCGACGGTCTCGGCCGTCGCGCTCGCGTCCGGGGAGTCCGTCCCCGCCGACCGGGTGCTCGTCGCGGTCGGCCTCGTGCCCAACGTCGAGCCGCTGCGGCGGGCCGGCGCCAGCGTCACCGACGGCCTGGACGTCGACGCGGCGGGGGCGACGAGCCTCCCGCGCGTCTTCGCGGCCGGCGACTGCGCCCGGTTCCCGCACGCGCGGCGCGGTCCGACCCGGCTGGAGTCGATCAACAACGCGGTCGAACAGGCGAAGGTCATCGCCGCGAACATCCTGGGCGGCGAGCCGCGGGCGGCCTACGCCCCGGTGCCCAGGTTCTGGTCGAACCAGTACGCGACGAGGTTCAAGTCGGTCGGGCTGGTCGGGCGGGACGACGAGCGGCTGGTCCGCGGCGACGCCACGTCCGCCAGCTTCAGCGTCGTCTACCTCCACGACGGAGCCGTCACCGCGCTCGACTGTGTGAACAACACGCGTGACTACGTGGCCGGCGCGAAGGTTCTCGGCGCCCGGCTCGCGACGGACCTGGCCCGCGACCCGGCCCGCCCGTTGGCCGAGGCCGTGCTACCAGCCTGACGGCGGGCGCCGGCCCGCCGCTGCCGCTGGCTCGCTCGATCGAGCCAGCGGCAGGGCTTGGGGCCCTGGCAGCGCCTACCCGTCGACGATGGACCAGGCGCGGCTGAGCGCGTTGCGCGACGCCTGGCGGAACCGCTCGCCGAGTGGCGCTGGCGCTAGCCCGGCGCGGGCACGGGCGTAGGTGCCCTCCAGGATGACGCCCAGCTTGAAGCAGGCGAGGACCGTGTACCACTCGACGTGGCCAACCGGCCTGGTGGTGGTCCTGGCGTAGCTCTCGACCAGCTCAGCCGGGGTGGGGAAGCCGTCCCAGGGCTCGGCCCCCTTGACGCCGGGCGCCCGCGGGTCGCCGTCCGGCCAGGTCGCGAGCAGCCAGCCGAGGTCGATCAGCGGGTCGCCGAGGGTCGACAGCTCCCAGTCGATGACGCCGATGACCTCCGGGCGGTCGTGCGCCACCATCACGTTGGCCAGGTGGAAGTCGCCGTGGATCAGGCCCGGGGTGAAGGCCGCCGGCTTGCGGTCGGCGAGCCAGCGCCCGATCTCGTCGACGTGCGGCGGCCGCCGGTCCGGTGGGTAGCCCGCCAGCTCCCGGTAGGACTCGAGCTGACGCAGCCAGCGCGTGACCTGCCGGTCGAGGTAGCCCTCGGCGCGGCCGAAGTCGGCCAGCCCGATCGCCGCGTAGTCGACGTCGCCGACGCGGGCGGCCGTGGCCGCGACCTCCAGCCCCAGCTGGTGACGCCACCGCGGCTCGGCGACGTACCCGGGCGGCAGCGCGACGTTCGGGTTGGCCCCGTCCAGCGGCGCCATCAGGTAGAAGGCCGCGCCGAGGACCGCCGGGTCGGCGCAGCCGGCGACGTAGGCCGGGTGTGGCACATCCGTCCCCGCGAGCGCGGCCAGCAGCCGCATCTCGCGGCGCATCGTGTCGTCGTCGCGGGGCTTCTTGTGCACCGGCGGCCGGCGCAGCACGTAGTCGGCGCCGCCCGCGCGCAGCCGCAGCAGCACGTTCTGCGTCCCGCCGGAGATCGCCTCGACGACCTCGACCGGCCCGGCCGCGACGCCCTCCCGGCGCAGCCAGCCGGCCAGCGCCGCCAGATCGACACCGTAGCGAGCCGCGTCGACGCTCACGAGGGGCTCCACAGCAGCCCGCCGTCGACCTTGAGGACCGCGCCGGACGTGAAGCTCGACGCGGGTCCGGCCAGGTAGAGCGCGGCGCCCACGATCTCCTCCGGCCGCCCGGCCCGCTGGAGCGGAATCTCCCGCTGGGCCCGCTCGGTGAAGGCCGCCATGTCCCACGACCTGGCCACGTCGGTCAGGAACGGCCCGGCCATGATGACGTTCGCGCGGACCTTCGGCCCGTAGGCGTGCGCGATCCCGGTCGACAGCGCGTGCAGGCCCGCCTTGGCGATCCCGTAGGGCAGCTCGTGCGCCTTGGGCCGGCCGGCGGCGATGCTGCTGACACTGACGATGCTGCCGCCGTCCGGCAGCCCGGCCATGTGCTCGGCGGCGAGCACCGACAGCCGGAACGGGCCCTTCAGGTTGACGGCGAGCACCTTGTCGTAGAGGTCCTCGGTGACCTCGGGCAGCGACGGGTAGAGGGGCGACATCCCGGCGTTGTTGACCAGCACGTCGAGGTGGCCGAGCCGGTCCACGACGGTCTCGACGAGCGCCTGGCAGGCCGGCCAGTGCCCGACGTGGCACGGGACGGGCAGCGCGGCGCGGCCGGTGGCCGCGGTGATCTCGGCGGCGACGCCGTCGCAGGCGTCGGCCTTGCGGCTGGCGACGACGACGGTCGCGCCGGCCTCGGCGAAGGCGAACGCCATGGCCCGGCCGAGGCCCCGGGTCGCCCCGGTGATCACCGCGACCTTCCCGGCCAGCTCGTCGCTCACCGCTCGTCCACGAGGAGCAGGTCCGGGACCTCGGCCGTGTACTTCGCCAGTGCCTCGGCGCGCAGCCGTGGCAGGTGGCCGGTGGGGAACAGGCCGTCGTGCGCCTCATGCTCGCG is a genomic window of Pseudofrankia inefficax containing:
- a CDS encoding NAD(P)/FAD-dependent oxidoreductase, yielding MTPSPSADGTYDVVVVGGGHAGTQVVTELVAAGFDGRIALVEAGARRPYERPPLSKGLLKGDVEEGQLDLRADAFWQNAGVELRTDQTVVLVDAGRGLVETSRGATLRFGRLVWAAGGSPRRLDLPGFTLAGVHQLASIDDALRLRAAIRAGGRFVLVGGGFIGLEVAAACAEAGVATHVLERADRLLERVTGPEVSDYFRRLHEGAGVEISLGADVVGFESGDGATVSAVALASGESVPADRVLVAVGLVPNVEPLRRAGASVTDGLDVDAAGATSLPRVFAAGDCARFPHARRGPTRLESINNAVEQAKVIAANILGGEPRAAYAPVPRFWSNQYATRFKSVGLVGRDDERLVRGDATSASFSVVYLHDGAVTALDCVNNTRDYVAGAKVLGARLATDLARDPARPLAEAVLPA
- a CDS encoding 2Fe-2S iron-sulfur cluster-binding protein encodes the protein MSIKVTFRLADGSARVVVAEPGTSVMRVAVENGVPGIVGECGGEMSCATCHVHVDPDLAFRSMSADEEDMLEAVDDRLPTSRLGCQLILRDELGEIAVTVPS
- a CDS encoding SDR family NAD(P)-dependent oxidoreductase, with product MSDELAGKVAVITGATRGLGRAMAFAFAEAGATVVVASRKADACDGVAAEITAATGRAALPVPCHVGHWPACQALVETVVDRLGHLDVLVNNAGMSPLYPSLPEVTEDLYDKVLAVNLKGPFRLSVLAAEHMAGLPDGGSIVSVSSIAAGRPKAHELPYGIAKAGLHALSTGIAHAYGPKVRANVIMAGPFLTDVARSWDMAAFTERAQREIPLQRAGRPEEIVGAALYLAGPASSFTSGAVLKVDGGLLWSPS
- a CDS encoding cytochrome P450, coding for MERDWTSIDNRLNDPLWYRERAEFLAAYRLLRDEDPVHWAKDEAYGRSFWFLTRHEHVKQALGDHMTFSSRHLWTVGRPPRSPRRFTLEQRYELGLEARVVNVDPPIHTYLRRPMNRYFSVPSIAKLTDQIQRYSDEVVDRARGLEKFDLVEEVAAQLPVRVILGMLGVPEEDWALVRNAAGMYTQSHDPRFLVDDDPVKTAETGLRQLIDYAMDLAEERKREPRDDFATVVTEMKIEGEKLSTYELRGWFSALILGGIETSRNAISAGLWQLLVHPDQREIFLSAPAGRALDLVDEVIRWTSPARSLLRVATRDVEMGGKEIRQGDWVLLSLISANHDERVFEDPGRFDLRRDPVDHVGLGDGIHKCLGRNLLRLEFTTLARTLLQAFPDMSCAGEPTWMLDVNGSGLASLEVRPYAAA
- a CDS encoding enoyl-CoA hydratase-related protein — its product is MRTGSIAVETDGPIAQLVIDKPTAANALTPDDVLALVAAYEELDAAGAAKVIVLSGRGRGFCAGHDLRRPGAVEGSAGGPEPSGAAAGAQAGSAGEPESGVLDDWRGLRRSSRALLRMRDGDTPVLARVHGYCLGSGVDLMLMCDLAVATTTCRFSHPAIRAAGGTPNAMAYPSWIGTARTKEFLWVTPELTGIEAAAWGMVNRAVLPEELDDTVGEWAARIASLPKDNITIQRQHLRRIQDLAGFRQAIELGADLDTLAHTSSATSAWRSVIAEDGLPEAIRRRDQAFRHPRGG
- a CDS encoding phosphotransferase family protein, with translation MSVDAARYGVDLAALAGWLRREGVAAGPVEVVEAISGGTQNVLLRLRAGGADYVLRRPPVHKKPRDDDTMRREMRLLAALAGTDVPHPAYVAGCADPAVLGAAFYLMAPLDGANPNVALPPGYVAEPRWRHQLGLEVAATAARVGDVDYAAIGLADFGRAEGYLDRQVTRWLRQLESYRELAGYPPDRRPPHVDEIGRWLADRKPAAFTPGLIHGDFHLANVMVAHDRPEVIGVIDWELSTLGDPLIDLGWLLATWPDGDPRAPGVKGAEPWDGFPTPAELVESYARTTTRPVGHVEWYTVLACFKLGVILEGTYARARAGLAPAPLGERFRQASRNALSRAWSIVDG